One genomic window of Mucilaginibacter sp. SJ includes the following:
- a CDS encoding Hsp20/alpha crystallin family protein, whose protein sequence is MTLVKFNADKKNNSSLLPSFNDVFESILNDSFFNDRLVARVPAANISETEDHYHVELAAPGLKKEDFKINLDRNVLHISVERQNESSDVQKNYSKREYSYSSFVRSFTLPDSANAENIEASYTDGVLKIDIAKREEAKAIRRQIEIK, encoded by the coding sequence ATGACATTGGTTAAATTTAATGCCGACAAAAAGAATAACAGTTCGTTATTACCGTCATTTAATGATGTTTTTGAATCAATCTTAAACGATTCTTTTTTCAATGACCGCCTGGTAGCGCGCGTTCCAGCAGCTAACATCAGCGAAACCGAGGATCATTATCATGTTGAACTGGCTGCGCCCGGCCTCAAAAAAGAAGATTTCAAAATTAACCTTGACCGCAATGTGCTGCACATTTCGGTAGAACGACAAAACGAAAGCAGCGACGTTCAAAAAAATTACAGTAAACGTGAGTATAGTTACAGTTCATTTGTACGTTCGTTTACGTTGCCCGACAGCGCCAATGCCGAAAATATTGAGGCGTCTTATACAGACGGCGTCCTGAAGATCGATATTGCTAAACGCGAAGAAGCTAAGGCTATACGCAGGCAAATTGAAATTAAATAA